In Pedobacter heparinus DSM 2366, the following are encoded in one genomic region:
- a CDS encoding beta-ketoacyl-ACP synthase III has product MRIRKNAVITAVGGYVPDTVLSNHDLEEMVDTNSEWIVARTGIKERRIVNDPDIATSDMATYALKRLMEEGNVNPDEIDCVIVSTSTPDYVMVSTGSMVCEKAGLKNAWGIDTNAACSGFLYALTLGASMIESGRCKKVVVIGADKNSAIVNYTDRNTCILFGDGAGAVLLEQTEEPVGLMDSFFRTDGSGKENLIVTAGGSKFPASQSTLDEKLHYVRQDGRVVFKAAIQGMTDTCNEVLKSNDLVSAQIDYLIPHQANLRIIQSVGEYLGLSAEQVKVNIDRYGNTTAATIPLCLWDFKDDFKYGDKMILTAFGAGFSWGATYLKWGTLRQSKKD; this is encoded by the coding sequence ATGAGAATAAGGAAAAATGCGGTGATTACCGCTGTTGGGGGTTATGTTCCAGATACGGTTTTAAGTAACCATGACCTCGAAGAAATGGTGGATACCAATAGCGAATGGATTGTTGCCAGGACAGGGATAAAGGAGAGAAGGATTGTAAACGATCCTGATATTGCGACTTCAGATATGGCAACTTATGCCCTTAAAAGATTGATGGAAGAAGGCAATGTTAACCCTGATGAAATTGATTGTGTGATCGTATCAACCTCTACACCGGATTATGTAATGGTAAGTACAGGCAGTATGGTATGCGAAAAAGCAGGCCTTAAAAATGCATGGGGCATAGATACCAACGCCGCCTGCAGTGGTTTTTTATATGCACTTACACTTGGTGCAAGTATGATTGAAAGCGGACGCTGTAAAAAAGTGGTGGTCATTGGTGCCGATAAAAACAGTGCCATCGTAAATTATACGGACCGCAACACCTGTATCCTCTTTGGTGATGGTGCCGGTGCAGTTTTACTGGAACAAACAGAAGAACCTGTAGGATTAATGGATAGCTTTTTCAGAACCGATGGCAGTGGTAAGGAAAACCTGATCGTGACTGCCGGGGGCTCTAAATTCCCTGCTTCACAGTCTACATTGGATGAAAAGCTCCATTATGTACGTCAGGATGGCCGTGTGGTATTCAAAGCAGCCATTCAGGGAATGACAGATACCTGTAACGAGGTTTTAAAATCCAACGACCTCGTCAGCGCGCAAATTGATTACCTCATCCCGCATCAGGCTAACCTAAGGATCATCCAGTCCGTAGGCGAATACCTGGGTTTATCTGCCGAGCAGGTAAAGGTAAACATAGACCGTTATGGAAACACCACCGCTGCAACCATTCCTTTGTGCCTATGGGATTTTAAAGATGATTTTAAATATGGCGATAAAATGATACTCACCGCATTTGGTGCAGGTTTTTCATGGGGTGCAACCTATTTGAAATGGGGAACATTACGCCAGTCTAAAAAAGATTAA
- a CDS encoding acyl-CoA thioesterase — MTVEDKIQASETRIFKAVFPNTTNHYDTLFGGTAMHMMDEVAFITATRFSRQRMVTVSSDRIDFNRPIPAGTIVELIGRVSHIGNTSLKVSVEIYIEQMYSDEREKAVTGEFSFVAIDENKKPVPVFKG, encoded by the coding sequence ATGACAGTAGAAGATAAAATACAGGCATCGGAAACCCGTATCTTTAAAGCAGTGTTTCCCAATACCACCAACCATTATGATACATTATTTGGCGGAACAGCCATGCACATGATGGATGAAGTGGCTTTTATTACCGCTACAAGGTTTAGCAGACAGCGTATGGTTACTGTCAGCAGCGACAGGATTGACTTTAACAGGCCAATTCCAGCTGGCACCATTGTAGAGCTCATTGGAAGGGTTAGCCACATTGGCAATACCAGTTTAAAGGTAAGCGTAGAGATTTATATCGAGCAGATGTATAGCGACGAAAGGGAAAAAGCGGTAACTGGAGAGTTTTCGTTTGTGGCCATAGATGAAAATAAAAAACCCGTACCGGTTTTTAAAGGCTGA
- a CDS encoding alpha/beta hydrolase, with amino-acid sequence MRKITAKSIVFITGAFVTNACWDEWRAYFEINGYKTIAPAWPFKNGTAADLRSRQPHDTDLAALTLTELTDHYASIVSRMPEKPIVIGHSLGGLITQIIVNRDLAAAGVAIHSVPTLGVFPYEYSFIKAGWKSLGIFSSLKKTYLMSFKDWQYAFVNEMSLEEQNIAYQQFTIPESKTVTRGALTTAARVDYKKEHAPLLFTAGSIDNIIPAHLNYRNYKKYAKNNSVLAYREFQGRNHFVLGQTDWKNDAEYILNWLKAT; translated from the coding sequence ATGAGAAAAATAACAGCCAAGAGCATCGTATTTATTACCGGTGCATTTGTAACCAACGCCTGCTGGGATGAATGGCGGGCTTATTTTGAAATCAATGGCTACAAGACCATCGCTCCGGCCTGGCCTTTTAAAAATGGAACTGCTGCCGATCTCCGTAGCAGGCAACCTCATGACACAGATCTTGCCGCTTTAACTTTAACGGAATTGACAGATCATTATGCCAGTATAGTTAGCAGAATGCCCGAAAAACCCATCGTCATCGGACATTCTTTGGGCGGATTGATCACCCAGATCATTGTCAACCGCGATCTTGCGGCTGCCGGGGTAGCCATACATTCTGTTCCAACATTAGGTGTATTCCCTTATGAATATTCATTTATTAAAGCAGGATGGAAGTCGCTAGGCATTTTCAGCTCGCTCAAAAAAACTTATTTAATGTCCTTTAAAGACTGGCAATATGCATTCGTTAATGAAATGTCCCTGGAAGAGCAAAATATCGCCTACCAGCAGTTTACCATTCCTGAATCTAAAACTGTGACCAGAGGCGCACTTACTACTGCTGCCAGAGTAGATTATAAAAAGGAACATGCGCCACTTTTGTTTACTGCAGGTAGTATAGACAACATTATCCCCGCACATTTAAATTACCGTAATTATAAAAAATACGCAAAAAACAACTCCGTTCTGGCCTACAGGGAGTTTCAGGGGCGTAACCACTTTGTCCTGGGGCAAACAGACTGGAAAAATGATGCAGAGTATATTTTAAACTGGTTAAAAGCAACCTGA
- a CDS encoding sensor protein KdpD, which translates to MEEENKASSVRKFLDLVKKSRRGKFKVYIGMSAGVGKTYRMLQEAHALLKNGIDIHIGYIETHNRAETQALLAGIPLIPRRKLFYKGKELEEMDVNTIINLHPEVVIVDELAHTNVEGSKNGKRWQDVVDILEAGISVISAVNIQHLESMNEEIEKITGIPITERIPDRILELADEIVNIDLTADELIDRLKAGKIYDHTKIERALANFFQSDRILQLRELALKEVAHHLERKISIEIPKQIKLRPERFMACISTNKETARIVIRKTARLASYYHSSWIVLYVQNNRERGDKVKLDLQRHLINNFKLATELGAEVIKIKSNQITQTILKIAEEKEVTTICIGKPHLNLFQIIMRTAIFNQLLRSISATETDLVILS; encoded by the coding sequence ATGGAAGAAGAAAATAAAGCAAGCTCCGTACGCAAATTTCTGGACCTGGTAAAGAAATCCAGAAGGGGGAAATTTAAAGTCTACATTGGCATGAGCGCCGGTGTGGGCAAAACCTACCGGATGCTCCAGGAAGCACATGCATTATTGAAAAATGGCATTGATATCCATATCGGTTATATCGAAACGCACAACCGCGCAGAAACACAGGCCCTCCTGGCCGGTATTCCCTTGATCCCCAGAAGAAAATTGTTTTACAAGGGGAAAGAACTGGAAGAAATGGATGTAAATACTATCATTAATCTGCACCCTGAAGTTGTAATTGTAGATGAACTCGCACATACCAATGTAGAAGGAAGTAAAAATGGCAAAAGATGGCAGGATGTGGTCGACATCCTGGAAGCCGGCATCAGTGTGATCTCGGCCGTAAATATCCAGCACCTGGAGAGCATGAACGAAGAGATCGAAAAGATTACCGGGATTCCCATTACAGAAAGGATTCCCGACAGGATCCTGGAACTGGCCGATGAAATTGTAAACATTGACTTAACGGCAGACGAACTGATAGACCGCTTAAAGGCAGGTAAGATCTATGACCACACAAAAATTGAACGTGCATTGGCTAACTTTTTTCAATCTGACAGGATATTGCAGCTCCGCGAGCTTGCTTTAAAAGAAGTGGCCCATCATCTGGAAAGGAAGATCAGTATAGAAATTCCCAAACAGATTAAACTGAGGCCCGAACGCTTTATGGCCTGTATCTCTACCAATAAGGAGACCGCCAGGATCGTGATCCGCAAAACAGCCCGGCTGGCCTCTTATTACCATTCATCCTGGATCGTGCTGTATGTACAGAACAACAGGGAAAGGGGCGATAAGGTAAAGCTTGATCTGCAGCGGCACCTGATCAATAATTTTAAACTGGCCACAGAACTGGGTGCGGAAGTGATCAAGATCAAAAGCAACCAGATTACACAAACTATACTAAAAATAGCAGAGGAAAAAGAGGTCACTACGATATGCATCGGCAAGCCACATTTAAATTTATTTCAGATTATCATGAGAACCGCGATTTTTAACCAACTTTTGCGCAGCATTTCAGCTACAGAAACCGATTTAGTGATTTTGAGTTAG
- a CDS encoding SCO family protein, whose translation MRKTFTCIILLSLSLYGCKDKAQQLPFMQMEVGEKVMDGKTVKDTVFRTIPPFRLLNQDSAVVTENDFKGCIYVADFFFTSCPTICPTMHRNLLKVYNKYLGNPQVKLASHTIDVKYDTPSRMKAYAAKLGVKGTQWEYLWGSRDEIYALAERNYLVSAQEDKAAPGGFIHQGYLVLVDKEKRIRGFYDGTQDKEVQQLMLDMDILLASYSQK comes from the coding sequence ATGCGCAAGACATTCACCTGCATCATACTGCTGTCCTTAAGCTTGTATGGCTGTAAAGATAAAGCGCAGCAGCTCCCTTTCATGCAAATGGAAGTAGGCGAAAAGGTAATGGATGGTAAAACGGTAAAGGATACGGTTTTCCGGACCATTCCGCCTTTCAGGCTGCTAAACCAGGACAGTGCAGTGGTTACAGAAAATGATTTTAAAGGCTGTATTTACGTGGCCGATTTTTTCTTCACTTCCTGCCCAACCATTTGTCCAACCATGCACCGCAACCTGTTAAAGGTCTATAATAAGTACCTGGGTAACCCCCAGGTTAAACTGGCTTCGCATACCATCGATGTGAAATACGATACCCCATCCAGGATGAAAGCTTATGCCGCTAAACTGGGGGTAAAAGGAACCCAGTGGGAATATCTATGGGGCAGCAGGGATGAAATCTATGCCCTGGCCGAACGAAATTACCTGGTCTCCGCTCAAGAGGATAAAGCTGCGCCTGGTGGTTTTATCCATCAGGGCTACCTGGTACTGGTAGATAAAGAAAAACGCATCCGTGGTTTCTATGATGGCACACAGGATAAGGAAGTACAACAGCTGATGCTGGATATGGATATATTACTGGCCTCGTATTCCCAAAAGTAA
- a CDS encoding sialidase family protein yields MKKKIAFLLMGTVLCFNACTRKTNIPEAQLLNTGAAEAVAPYFTRDNEGNAVLCWTEKDSKNSLFRLKYARYNVQASRFDQAITVPASAGCSNAAESMAKVAFKADGTVLAIFGKRFPNEKNPYAGAIYYSLSTDKGNNWSEARFIHTDTAHTYGRGFFDVTTLKDGELGAVWLDGRFGKNIKGSALFFARTAQGKGFETDTCIDKGTCECCRTDIFSDGAGNIHLAYRNISFPAELSDQQVRDMAYKSSADNGKTFSAAKTISADNWQLNGCPHSGPSLAVSKGLVHAVWFTAGGGAGLYHTSSAGLGADFQRRNLITASGRHPQLIALEGDKLAMVCEEALIAEPEKPMEMNHSHGGMKMNHTAAGHAKILVNILTAGIPEKAIDVTDGAAADNHAVLTPLKDGLLIAWVREGKSGSKIYYTRVALTK; encoded by the coding sequence ATGAAGAAGAAAATAGCATTCCTGCTAATGGGTACGGTACTGTGTTTTAACGCCTGTACCCGGAAAACCAATATCCCCGAAGCACAGCTTCTAAATACAGGCGCTGCCGAAGCTGTTGCCCCTTATTTTACCAGAGACAACGAAGGCAATGCAGTGCTGTGCTGGACAGAAAAAGATAGTAAAAATTCCCTTTTCCGTTTAAAGTATGCCAGATACAATGTACAGGCCAGCCGGTTTGATCAGGCCATTACGGTTCCCGCTTCGGCGGGATGCAGTAATGCTGCCGAAAGTATGGCTAAGGTTGCATTTAAAGCAGATGGTACGGTACTGGCCATCTTTGGCAAACGCTTTCCAAATGAAAAGAATCCTTATGCAGGTGCCATATATTATAGCCTGTCAACAGATAAGGGAAACAACTGGTCCGAGGCCCGCTTCATACATACCGATACTGCTCATACTTATGGCCGGGGCTTTTTTGATGTGACTACGTTAAAGGATGGCGAACTTGGTGCCGTCTGGCTGGACGGACGTTTTGGAAAAAATATCAAAGGCTCGGCCTTGTTTTTTGCCCGTACAGCGCAGGGAAAAGGCTTTGAAACAGATACCTGTATCGATAAAGGAACCTGCGAGTGCTGCCGTACTGATATTTTTTCTGATGGGGCAGGGAACATCCACCTTGCTTACAGGAATATCAGTTTCCCTGCTGAACTTTCAGATCAGCAGGTGAGGGACATGGCTTACAAGTCCTCTGCCGATAATGGTAAAACCTTTAGTGCAGCTAAAACCATTAGTGCCGACAACTGGCAGCTCAACGGCTGTCCGCATTCCGGGCCATCGCTTGCGGTAAGTAAGGGCCTTGTGCATGCCGTATGGTTTACAGCTGGTGGCGGAGCAGGTTTATACCATACCTCTTCAGCAGGCCTGGGAGCTGATTTTCAAAGGCGTAACCTGATTACGGCTTCGGGCAGGCATCCACAGCTGATTGCCCTCGAAGGGGATAAGCTGGCTATGGTCTGTGAGGAAGCCCTGATTGCTGAACCTGAAAAACCAATGGAAATGAACCATTCACATGGTGGCATGAAAATGAACCATACAGCAGCTGGTCATGCAAAGATCCTGGTAAATATTTTAACAGCAGGCATACCGGAAAAAGCAATTGACGTTACCGATGGTGCAGCAGCCGATAACCATGCAGTTTTAACCCCTCTTAAAGATGGTTTGCTGATTGCCTGGGTAAGGGAAGGAAAATCCGGATCAAAAATATATTATACTCGCGTAGCATTAACAAAATAA
- a CDS encoding HAMP domain-containing sensor histidine kinase, whose translation MKIKTKLRLGFGFLFVVILFFGGISLYYMNEISIRSKVILKDNYETLNFTSKMRSILDEHPLPLSDQARELFNRQLALEEKNITEAGEGKAVAALKLAYTKLIDPSATPAAIQEAIAKIRWQLKLIDDLNMNAIVRKNDVAQAAIERAAMYVIFAASICFLILFSFIVNFPGFVANPLREFSDAIKEISRKNYKQKLEFKGSDEFSELAASFNVMTAELNKWESSNLAKIQSEKLRIEAIIEQMQDAIIGLNEQQEFLFFNKVAGQLMNLDQQNIIGQNAMELRKKNDLLNRILQETGTDKPIKIYADHKESYFQLERREIMVPNYDDNADNATVQTGKAAGQVYILKNITQFKELDEAKTNFIATVSHELKTPISSIKMSLKLMDDERVGVMNPEQKELVQHIREDCGRLLKITSELLDLAQVETGNLQLNFVKSDPRKIAIYAMDAVRFQAEQKSIELELISKNKLPQINVDIEKTAWVLVNFLSNALRYSAVKSKVIVQVIEKNDTIEFSVRDFGKGIEEQYQKRLFEKYFQVPTDGNNKSGSGLGLAISKDFIEAESGKIWVESAIGEGSKFCFSLPVATNA comes from the coding sequence ATGAAAATAAAAACCAAACTTCGCCTCGGATTCGGATTCCTGTTCGTGGTGATCCTCTTTTTTGGAGGTATTTCATTGTACTACATGAATGAGATTTCCATAAGGTCGAAGGTTATTTTGAAAGACAATTATGAGACACTGAACTTTACGAGTAAGATGCGGTCGATACTGGATGAACACCCTTTGCCCTTGTCAGATCAGGCCCGGGAATTGTTTAACAGGCAACTGGCGCTGGAAGAAAAGAACATTACAGAGGCCGGAGAGGGCAAGGCAGTAGCTGCCCTGAAACTGGCCTATACAAAGCTTATAGATCCTTCAGCTACACCGGCAGCAATACAAGAGGCTATCGCCAAGATCAGGTGGCAGCTGAAGTTGATTGACGACCTGAACATGAATGCTATTGTCAGGAAAAATGATGTGGCACAGGCTGCCATAGAAAGGGCCGCCATGTATGTGATCTTTGCCGCTTCCATCTGTTTTCTGATCCTTTTTTCTTTCATCGTCAATTTTCCGGGCTTTGTAGCCAATCCCTTACGCGAGTTTTCTGATGCCATAAAAGAGATCAGCCGTAAAAATTATAAGCAAAAACTGGAGTTTAAAGGTTCGGATGAATTTTCTGAACTGGCGGCCTCCTTTAATGTGATGACGGCCGAATTAAATAAGTGGGAAAGCAGCAACCTGGCCAAAATACAATCAGAAAAACTGAGAATTGAGGCCATTATTGAACAGATGCAGGATGCCATCATTGGCTTAAACGAACAGCAGGAGTTTCTGTTTTTCAATAAGGTAGCCGGACAACTGATGAACCTTGACCAGCAAAATATAATCGGACAGAATGCAATGGAACTTCGCAAAAAAAATGACCTGCTGAACCGCATTTTACAGGAAACCGGTACGGATAAACCCATCAAGATCTACGCTGATCACAAAGAATCCTATTTTCAGCTGGAGCGAAGGGAAATTATGGTGCCCAACTATGACGACAATGCCGACAATGCAACTGTTCAAACGGGTAAAGCCGCGGGCCAGGTCTATATCCTTAAAAACATCACCCAGTTTAAAGAACTGGATGAGGCCAAAACAAATTTTATTGCTACCGTTTCTCATGAGCTGAAAACACCCATCTCATCCATTAAGATGAGTTTAAAACTGATGGATGATGAAAGGGTCGGAGTCATGAACCCTGAACAAAAGGAACTCGTCCAACACATCAGGGAAGATTGTGGAAGGCTGCTCAAGATTACCAGCGAGCTGCTCGACCTGGCTCAGGTAGAAACCGGTAACCTGCAGCTGAACTTTGTGAAGTCTGATCCCCGTAAAATTGCCATCTACGCCATGGATGCCGTAAGGTTCCAGGCCGAACAGAAATCAATTGAACTGGAACTCATTTCAAAAAATAAGCTCCCGCAAATCAATGTTGATATTGAAAAAACAGCCTGGGTACTGGTCAACTTCCTGTCCAATGCCTTAAGATACAGTGCAGTAAAATCAAAGGTTATAGTCCAGGTAATCGAAAAGAACGATACCATAGAGTTCTCCGTCAGGGATTTTGGCAAGGGGATAGAAGAACAATATCAGAAACGTTTGTTCGAAAAATATTTTCAGGTACCTACAGATGGGAACAACAAATCAGGATCGGGACTTGGCCTCGCCATTTCTAAAGATTTTATAGAAGCCGAAAGTGGTAAGATCTGGGTTGAAAGTGCAATAGGGGAAGGGAGTAAATTCTGCTTTTCATTGCCGGTTGCCACTAATGCATGA
- a CDS encoding TonB-dependent receptor domain-containing protein: MMNLFRYLILCIGLLMPFLHGHAQNLPVKGHIYDSQTRQPLAGVILFSANNQQLTKSDARGFFEIAAVQPDNKIRAVLAGYKTQSIKINTAENELNVQLEADGLSLNEVRIAGYNNANKTNKETAGAVALLTAKDISRGSGLSLQPALNAIPGVRMDQSTLSEARISIRGNGVRAAYGIRSVKIYVNEIPVTEADGTTRIEALDVNSIGRAEIIKGPASSIYGAGTAGVINFQLQRAPYQEQSLEASGLAGSYGLHRLAATYRSGGDKLNSYVSYGWQEYEGYRAHSNDMRRFLTGNFQLFPSDKRIITLMLNRTTQHSQIPGSLTAAQVAADPLQANAANLDKQAGRYQTWTRIGLGQQYRFNDQFSNSTSVFTYFYDLDHPLPYAYIRNFYQSYGGRTRFTYDPGFSILPSRFTLGAEFNEGLTKGTQYVNNQGKEGTVNANIDYQNRQYSLFYQSETTLAPQTTLTLGLSYNSLRYDVKDYLKQNQSGVKKFNPQATPRIALSHTFSEALSLHASVSSGFSPPSGSEIKNVDGSINPVLQAEKAINYELNAKGNLLQSRLAYDLALFKMDMKGELIAQSVQQGITVYNNAGKTSHNGVELALSYQLLKATDEAEIINLRPFVALTYSDFKFKDYKTLNAQGEVTASYDGNKLTGIAPWVMNAGIDLETRTGIYFYGNYFYSDRLPLNDGNTAYNAAYQVLNAKIGYKKQLGNCLELNVYAGLDNIGNKNYSSIVSLNAIGYGGAQPPYFNPSPKRNGYGGLNLKYLF, translated from the coding sequence ATGATGAATTTATTTAGATACTTAATTTTATGTATAGGGCTGCTCATGCCTTTTTTGCATGGACATGCCCAGAACTTGCCTGTTAAAGGCCATATTTACGATTCCCAGACGCGTCAGCCGCTCGCCGGGGTGATTTTGTTTAGTGCAAACAATCAGCAACTTACAAAATCTGATGCCAGGGGATTTTTTGAAATAGCTGCTGTACAGCCCGACAATAAGATTAGGGCAGTGCTGGCCGGATATAAAACCCAGAGTATCAAAATTAATACGGCTGAAAATGAACTCAATGTACAACTGGAAGCCGATGGGCTCAGCTTAAACGAGGTCCGGATTGCCGGTTATAATAATGCAAACAAAACCAATAAGGAAACAGCCGGCGCAGTTGCATTGCTTACGGCTAAAGACATCAGTCGTGGCAGCGGCTTGTCTTTGCAACCTGCACTGAATGCCATTCCCGGTGTGCGTATGGACCAGAGTACGCTCTCTGAAGCCCGTATTTCCATCCGGGGCAATGGTGTCCGTGCAGCTTACGGTATCCGTAGTGTTAAAATTTACGTGAATGAAATTCCTGTTACCGAAGCCGATGGAACCACAAGGATTGAAGCCCTCGATGTCAACAGCATCGGCCGTGCCGAAATCATTAAAGGCCCGGCCTCCAGCATCTATGGTGCAGGTACCGCCGGGGTCATCAACTTTCAGCTGCAGCGTGCACCATATCAGGAGCAAAGCCTGGAAGCTTCTGGTTTGGCAGGCTCCTATGGTTTGCACCGTCTGGCAGCTACTTACAGGAGTGGCGGCGACAAGCTGAACAGTTATGTTTCTTATGGCTGGCAGGAATATGAGGGCTACAGAGCACACAGTAACGACATGCGCAGGTTCCTTACCGGAAATTTTCAGCTTTTTCCGAGCGATAAACGCATCATTACCCTGATGCTGAACAGGACCACCCAGCATTCCCAGATTCCGGGATCGCTCACTGCAGCCCAGGTCGCTGCTGATCCTTTACAGGCCAATGCAGCCAATCTGGATAAGCAGGCGGGCAGGTATCAGACCTGGACACGCATTGGATTAGGACAGCAATACCGTTTCAACGATCAGTTTTCCAATTCTACCAGTGTGTTTACGTATTTTTACGACCTGGACCACCCGCTGCCCTATGCCTACATCCGGAATTTTTACCAGAGCTACGGCGGCAGGACCCGCTTTACCTATGATCCCGGATTCAGCATTTTGCCCAGTAGGTTTACCCTGGGTGCCGAGTTTAATGAAGGCCTCACCAAAGGCACCCAGTATGTCAACAACCAGGGTAAGGAAGGCACAGTCAACGCGAATATAGACTATCAGAACAGACAGTATTCCCTTTTCTATCAGTCAGAAACCACACTGGCACCACAAACCACTTTAACATTGGGCTTAAGTTATAACAGTCTGCGTTACGATGTTAAAGATTACCTGAAGCAGAACCAAAGCGGTGTTAAAAAGTTCAATCCGCAGGCAACACCGAGAATTGCACTTAGCCATACATTTAGTGAGGCCTTAAGTCTGCATGCCAGTGTCAGCTCCGGCTTTTCCCCGCCATCCGGTTCAGAGATCAAAAATGTAGATGGTTCCATTAATCCGGTATTACAGGCCGAAAAAGCAATAAACTATGAGTTGAATGCAAAAGGTAACCTGTTGCAATCCAGGCTGGCGTACGACCTGGCCCTGTTTAAAATGGATATGAAGGGTGAACTGATCGCACAATCTGTACAACAGGGCATTACAGTTTACAACAATGCCGGAAAAACAAGCCACAATGGCGTAGAACTGGCCTTATCCTATCAGCTGCTAAAAGCCACTGATGAGGCAGAAATTATTAATCTGCGTCCTTTTGTGGCATTAACTTATTCAGATTTTAAGTTTAAAGATTACAAAACTTTAAATGCACAGGGAGAGGTTACGGCCAGCTATGACGGAAATAAATTAACAGGCATCGCACCCTGGGTAATGAATGCTGGTATAGATCTTGAAACCAGGACCGGGATTTATTTCTATGGAAATTATTTTTATAGCGACCGCCTTCCTTTAAATGACGGCAATACGGCTTATAATGCTGCGTACCAGGTTTTAAATGCAAAAATCGGCTATAAAAAACAACTCGGCAATTGTCTGGAACTGAATGTTTACGCAGGCCTGGATAATATTGGGAATAAAAACTACAGTTCTATTGTATCTTTAAATGCGATAGGCTATGGCGGGGCACAACCCCCATACTTTAACCCCTCCCCAAAAAGAAATGGTTATGGTGGTTTAAATCTAAAATACTTATTTTAA
- a CDS encoding PAS domain-containing sensor histidine kinase — MEQVRLLEAIIETAIDGIITIDNRGHIESLNPAALKLFGYTLEEVKGRNINMLMPEPDKSGHDGYLHRYQTTREKRIIGKGREVRGLRKNGSTFPFRLAVSEVQYDDRIIYTGFIHDLSKEKEAEERLREYAAELEELVEERTKSLRKTVRALSEAKEEVSLSLEKEKELNQMKSRFVSMASHEFRTPLSSVQLSSSLIEKYAQPFNNKNIIKHVGKIKNAVGNLTTILNDFLSLERLEAGIVEPAFISFDLVKLAEEVTEEMQMIAKQEQHIIYQHTGLESVTELDQNLIRNCMINLISNSIKYSGEHTFIEFNTEINEHECTIMVKDNGIGIPEADQKHLFQPFFRANNTGNIPGTGLGLNIVLRYATLMNGRLHFESVVNKETTFKLSFNR, encoded by the coding sequence ATGGAGCAAGTCCGATTATTAGAAGCCATTATTGAAACGGCCATTGATGGTATCATTACCATCGACAACAGGGGGCATATCGAAAGCCTTAACCCTGCTGCGCTTAAACTTTTTGGTTATACCCTGGAAGAAGTGAAAGGCCGGAACATCAATATGCTGATGCCCGAACCGGATAAAAGCGGCCACGATGGTTATCTGCACAGGTACCAGACTACTCGTGAAAAACGTATCATTGGCAAAGGACGTGAAGTAAGGGGGCTGAGAAAAAATGGAAGCACTTTTCCTTTTCGTCTGGCCGTAAGTGAGGTGCAATACGACGACCGGATCATTTATACAGGTTTTATACATGATCTTTCCAAAGAAAAAGAAGCCGAAGAACGCCTGCGTGAATATGCGGCCGAACTGGAAGAACTGGTAGAAGAACGGACCAAATCCTTAAGAAAAACAGTGCGGGCCCTAAGCGAAGCCAAAGAAGAGGTGAGCCTCTCACTGGAAAAAGAAAAAGAGCTGAACCAGATGAAAAGCAGGTTTGTATCTATGGCCTCTCATGAATTCAGGACACCACTGAGCTCTGTACAGCTTTCTTCTTCTCTTATTGAAAAATATGCCCAGCCCTTTAACAACAAGAACATCATCAAGCATGTGGGTAAAATCAAAAATGCAGTAGGAAATTTAACGACCATTCTAAATGATTTTTTATCGCTCGAAAGGCTGGAGGCCGGTATCGTTGAACCGGCTTTTATTTCTTTTGACCTGGTCAAACTGGCAGAAGAAGTAACGGAAGAGATGCAGATGATCGCCAAACAGGAACAGCACATCATTTATCAGCATACGGGACTGGAAAGTGTGACCGAGCTCGATCAGAACCTGATCAGGAACTGTATGATCAACCTGATCTCCAATTCCATCAAATATTCCGGTGAACATACCTTTATAGAATTTAATACAGAGATCAACGAACATGAATGTACCATCATGGTAAAAGACAATGGTATCGGTATCCCCGAAGCTGACCAGAAACATCTGTTCCAGCCTTTTTTCAGGGCAAACAATACAGGAAATATCCCCGGTACGGGCCTGGGCTTAAATATTGTACTCCGGTACGCCACACTTATGAACGGCAGGCTCCATTTCGAAAGTGTCGTCAATAAAGAAACCA